A window of the Fusarium poae strain DAOMC 252244 chromosome 3, whole genome shotgun sequence genome harbors these coding sequences:
- a CDS encoding hypothetical protein (SECRETED:SignalP(1-21)) → MAGSITLRALLLGAFASKAMASCAYGTLLHPRAEDGTVEVNTFGYTGKIGPTNWVALDPAANAVCSTGVNQSPIDMVPGANAMIPASQLNLEIPDMIEGTEFENLGTTVEVIAGQGSMRFGNTSFTLQQFHFHLPSEHLDAGKSQAMEMHMVWESEDAKIAVVGVFIDVEDGAGGSTPTAPGNSTGATLKKKDGFVKMVRKSTPHTHDHDKRELPAVGGSFFHVNAPATAATSSSNLLETVFSSVGEISEPGTLTKTKSLNMAELVSTLAAGSFQTYEGSLTTPPCSEGVRWLVSDQKLAIKTSTFNSVRDVIGFNSRFPQGALGEPNALAGMMA, encoded by the exons ATGGCTGGATCCATCACTCTTCGAGCTCTTCTCCTTGGCGCCTTTGCCTCCAAAGCAATGGCGTCTTGTGCTTACGGTACCCTTCTGCACCCCAGAGCTGAGGATGGCACTGTTGAGGTCAACACCTTCGGTTACACTGGAAAAATT GGACCTACCAACTGGGTTGCTCTCGATCCTGCGGCCAACGCTGTCTGCTCTACTGGTGTCAACCAATCCCCCATCGACATGGTCCCCGGTGCCAACGCTATGATCCCTGCCTCTCAACTGAACCTCGAGATCCCCGACATGATCGAAGGAACCGAGTTCGAGAACCTTGGCACAACCGTCGAAGTTATCGCTGGACAGGGTAGCATGCGATTCGGCAACACTAGCTTCACTCTCCAGCAATTCCACTTCCACTTGCCCAGCGAGCATCTTGACGCTGGAAAGAGCCAGGCCATGGAGATGCACATGGTTTGGGAGAGTGAAGATGCCAAGATTGCTGTCGTTGGTGTCTTTATCGATGTCGAGGATGGAGCTGGTGGAAGCACTCCTACTGCCCCCGGAAACTCCACTGGCGCTACTcttaagaagaaggatggcTTTGTCAAGATGGTCCGCAAGAGCACACCCCACACTCACGATCACGACAAGCGAGAACTCCCTGCCGTTGGAGGTTCTTTCTTCCATGTTAACGCCCCTGCCACTGCTGCCACCAGTTCTTCCAACCTTTTGGAGACAGTCTTTAGCTCCGTTGGAGAGATCTCTGAGCCTGGAACTCTCACCAAGACTAAGTCTCTCAACATGGCTGAGCTTGTCAGCACCCTTGCTGCCGGTTCTTTCCAGAC TTACGAGGGTTCCCTGACAACTCCTCCCTGCAGTGAGGGTGTCCGATGGTTGGTTTCCGACCAGAAGCTTGCCATCAAGACCTCCACATTCAACAGCGTCCGTGATGTCATTGGCTTCAACTCCAGATTCCCCCAGGGTGCTCTTGGCGAGCCCAACGCTTTGGCTGGAATGATGGCTTAA
- a CDS encoding hypothetical protein (SECRETED:SignalP(1-19)~BUSCO:2198at5125), translated as MVVLRFAALAAASLPLTSASAIFRRDLTAPESPREGWSYLGCFIDSTSKRALDGPVHYDETGLTAETCVAHCVGLGYAFAGMEYSKECFCGSKRPTTKTDESDCNMPCTGDDEQPCGAGDRLTVFGKASAGGSSVPSGSPTETATATATASASASGTAAPIATDLPGTWSYAGCYTDPPGRALQAAGTSRDMTPQKCIATCIADGFKIAGVEYAEECFCGNSLNNAASKVKESDCNMPCAGDSSQMCGAGSRLSLYSDGDFEINPIPVAKEDDLPGDWEYKGCVFDNNNPYLLEWLYEDAGSYATSNMTIETCLLRCQKFGYSAGGVEYGRQCVCGDLKAVEARGDVWKDDSFCSMACPGDRNSTCGAGNHINYYEWTGESLNTFHYASGPKAGRYDHFSTSPIIPLISSVGINDKVVFVEKHGTSDDDTEGSFEFDYTTNIYRELALKTDVFCSASFTLPDKAGRIINIGGWSAESVYGIRFFTPDSPQGVDNGTNVWEEDYTQLRLFDPRWYPTALVLSNGSILAMGGESGSDAPIVPTAEVLPHPAGVTESTYLDYLERAENIGRTNSYPHMAILPSGNIFFTQFNESRLLSQTDFQSIKKLPDMPGQVDNPLTGRNYPLQGTLMVLPHKAPYSDPVEVLICGGTTHEPGNEALDNCVLMAPDVEGAEWTIERMPSKRVMPNMVALPDGRYLILGGAQVGRGGFGLADNANLNAVMYDPEEPLGQRMTVLANTTIARMYHSEAVLLSDGKILVSGSDPQDQGKHPQEKRIEYFWPDYLLSGATQPNFTISDRDWTYGESYTFTLTSALEEGASNFRVSLMASVGATHGVSMGQRTLFPEFSCSGNTCSVTAPPNAFVSPPSWYQMFVLDGPTPSHAIWVRIGGDPGRLGDWPRLPGFTPPGV; from the exons ATGGTGGTGCTTCGCTTTGCCGCGCTCGCCGCAGCGTCCCTTCCCTTGACTTCTGCGAGTGCCATCTTTCGCAGGGATCTAACGGCGCCTGAATCGCCACGCGAGGGCTGGAGCTACTTGGGCTGCTTCATTGATAGCACGTCCAAGCGCGCTCTCGATGGCCCTGTTCACTATGATGAGACTGGCCTCACAGCTGAGACCTGCGTCGCCCATTGCGTCGGTCTCGGCTATGCATTCGCGGGCATGGAGTACTCCAAGGAGTGCT TCTGCGGCAGCAAGAGGCCCACTACAAAGACAGATGAATCTGATTGTAACATGCCATGCACTGGCGATGATGAGCAGCCTTGCGGCGCTGGCGACAGGTTGACTGTCTTTGGCAAGGCTTCAGCTGGCGGATCTTCTGTTCCTTCAGGATCCCCCACTGAGACTGCTACTGCTACCGCCACAGCTTCTGCCTCTGCTTCCGGAACTGCTGCTCCCATCGCCACTGACTTGCCTGGAACCTGGTCTTATGCAGGTTGCTACACTGATCCGCCGGGCCGTGCCTTGCAAGCAGCCGGAACTTCAAGGGACATGACTCCCCAGAAGTGCATTGCCACTTGCATCGCCGACGGCTTCAAGATTGCCGGTGTGGAGTATGCAGAGGAGTGCTTCTGTGGCAATTCTCTTAACAATGCTGCttccaaggtcaaggagtcTGACTGCAACATGCCCTGCGCGGGGGATTCCAGCCAGATGTGTGGTGCTGGAAGTCGTCTCTCGCTCTACTCCGATGGAGACTTCGAGATCAACCCCATCCCTGTTGCCAAGGAGGATGACCTTCCTGGTGACTGGGAGTACAAGGGCTGCGTCTTTGATAACAACAACCCCTACCTTCTTGAGTGGCTCTATGAGGACGCCGGCAGCTATGCTACCAGCAACATGACCATCGAGACCTGTCTCCTCCGCTGCCAGAAGTTCGGCTACTCCGCTGGTGGTGTCGAGTACGGTCGCCAATGTGTCTGCGGTGATCTCAAAGCCGTCGAGGCCAGGGGTGATGTCTGGAAAGACGACAGTTTCTGCAGCATGGCCTGCCCTGGTGATCGCAACTCCACTTGCGGTGCTGGAAACCACATCAACTACTACGAGTGGACTGGTGAGTCTCTCAACACCTTCCACTACGCATCTGGTCCCAAGGCTGGACGATACGACCACTTTTCCACTTCTCCTATCATTCCCCTTATCAGCTCTGTTGGTATCAACGACAAGGTTGTTTTCGTCGAGAAGCACGGTACGTCTGATGACGACACCGAGGGCTCTTTCGAGTTTGACTACACCACCAACATCTATCGTGAACTTGCTCTCAAGACTGATGTCTTTTGCTCGGCGTCCTTCACTCTTCCTGACAAGGCTGgtcgtatcatcaacattGGTGGCTGGTCTGCCGAGTCagtctacggtattcgcttCTTCACTCCTGATTCTCCCCAGGGAGTTGACAATGGCACAAACGTCTGGGAAGAGGATTACACGCAGCTGCGACTCTTTGATCCTCGCTGGTATCCTACTGCGCTTGTTCTTTCCAACGGTTCCATTCTTGCTATGGGCGGCGAGTCTGGCTCTGATGCTCCTATCGTTCCCACCGCTGAAGTCCTTCCTCACCCTGCCGGCGTGACAGAGTCGACTTACCTCGACTACCTTGAGCGCGCTGAGAATATTGGTCGAACCAACTCTTACCCTCACATGGCCATCTTACCTTCTGGTAACATTTTCTTTACTCAGTTTAatgaatctcgtcttctttcTCAGACCGACTTCCAGTCTATCAAGAAGCTGCCTGACATGCCTGGCCAAGTCGACAACCCATTGACAGGTCGCAACTATCCTCTTCAGGGTACTTTGATGGTCCTGCCTCACAAGGCTCCTTACAGCGATCCCGTCGAGGTTCTCATCTGTGGTGGTACTACTCATGAGCCTGGTAATGAAGCTCTCGACAACTGTGTCTTGATGGCGCCGGATGTTGAGGGTGCTGAGTGGACCATTGAGCGCATG CCCTCCAAGCGTGTCATGCCCAACATGGTCGCCCTCCCCGATGGCCGTTATCTCATCCTCGGTGGAGCCCAAGTCGGTCGCGGTGGTTTCGGTCTTGCTGACAATGCCAACTTGAATGCAGTCATGTACGATCCCGAGGAGCCTCTCGGCCAGCGCATGACCGTTCTTGCCAACACCACCATTGCCCGCATGTACCACTCTGAAGCGGTCCTCCTCAGCGACGGAAAGATTCTCGTCTCTGGCTCTGACCCTCAAGATCAGGGTAAGCACCCTCAGGAGAAGCGCATTGAGTACTTCTGGCCCGATTACCTCCTGTCTGGTGCTACTCAGCCCAACTTTACCATCTCGGACCGCGACTGGACTTATGGTGAGAGCTACACTTTCACTCTCACTTCTGCTCTTGAGGAGGGTGCTTCAAACTTTCGCGTCTCCCTCATGGCCTCTGTAGGTGCCACTCACGGTGTGAGCATGGGTCAGCGTACCTTGTTCCCTGAGTTCTCCTGCTCTGGCAACACTTGCAGCGTGACTGCACCTCCCAATGCCTTCGTCAGTCCTCCTTCTTGGTACCAGATGTTTGTGCTTGATGGACCTACTCCTTCGCACGCCATTTGGGTCCGCATTGGAGGTGATCCAGGCCGTCTTGGTGACTGGCCTAGGCTTCCTGGCTTCACTCCTCCAGGTGTTTAA